The proteins below are encoded in one region of Apium graveolens cultivar Ventura chromosome 4, ASM990537v1, whole genome shotgun sequence:
- the LOC141718723 gene encoding uncharacterized protein LOC141718723, with translation MNNLAEYEALIAGLKLATELEVGIIDIFGDSQLVAKQISGEFKAHNENMAKYLSITQELLKKISSWKISNVDRAENQWADSLAKLSSSNSQINLDPIYVDILTSPTIDAPSVNHIQNDPDWRKPFLEYILENKLPMEKSEARSIMFKARNYCIIGSVLYRRALTEPLLRCLGPKEADQAILEVYTGICGEHLGGKNLALKIIRQGLYWPTLRKDCEDFIQKCQACQCHGKNDTSKRDGGNPIPPRIWRRGCFASRSQFDLAEGRSIRPTLNLQGIYFYNDLLEETREQSRLRIIVQ, from the exons ATGAACAATTTAGCAGAGTACGAAGCGTTGATCGCAGGGTTAAAACTCGCGACAGAACTCGAGGTCGGCATTATTGATATATTCGGTGACTCTCAGCTGGTGGCCAAGCAGATAAGCGGAGAATTCAAGGCTCATAATGAGAACATGGCCAAGTACCTTTCAATCACGCAAGAGTTGCTTAAAAAAATTTCCTCATGGAAAATCTCGAATGTCGATAGGGCGGAAAATCAGTGGGCAGATTCCCTCGCCAAGCTATCCTCGTCCAACTCTCAAATCAACCTTGACCCAATATATGTGGACATCTTGACATCCCCAACTATCGACGCACCATCAGTTAATCACATCCAGAACGATCCCGACTGGCGAAAGCCTTTCCTCGAATATATCCTTGAAAATAAACTTCCAATGGAAAAAAGTGAAGCTCGCTCAATCATGTTTAAAGCTAGAAACTACTGCATAATAGGCTCGGTTTTATACCGGCGCGCCTTAACTGAACCTCTACTACGATGCCTAGGTCCCAAGGAAGCGGATCAGGCAATCCTCGAGGTATATACAGGAATTTGTGGGGAGCATCTCGGGGGTAAGAACCTAGCCCTCAAGATCATTAGGCAGGGGTTATACTGGCCCACGCTTCGGAAAGATTGCGAGGATTTCATTCAAAAATGCCAAGCATGCCAATGTCATGGAAAG AACGACACCTCGAAGCGCGACGGGGGAAATCCCATTCCGCCTCGCATATGGCGTCGAGGCTGTTTTGCCAGTCGAAGTCAGTTTGATCTCGCCGAGGGTCGAAGTATTCGACCCACCCTAAATCTCCAAGGCATATATTTCTATAACGATTTACTCGAGGAAACAAGGGAACAATCTCGACTACGCATAATCGTACAATAA